The Xylanibacillus composti genome includes a window with the following:
- a CDS encoding ABC transporter ATP-binding protein, whose product MPVLEVSHLRKSFGAVRAVEDISFAVEAGEVFTIIGPNGAGKTTTLEMIEGLTVPDGGQIVFGDRTWERHEQAIKMMIGVQPQSSALFDLLTPEENLELFSTFYVKARPVAEVLEMINLTDHRGKHVKSLSGGQRQRLAIGLAMINDPEIIFLDEPTTGLDPQARRNIWDIILQLKEMGKTTILTTHYMEEAEKLSDRVCIVDQGKVVTLDTPSALIDRLTKEREIRLSFIHGEESAAHAQHFAQELPSVVRTHRDGSALKVWSKQPEDTLYALFGFTKEKDYRVEQVSIREMSLEDVFIAFTGKEWRD is encoded by the coding sequence ATGCCTGTATTGGAAGTAAGCCATTTGCGCAAATCATTCGGTGCGGTCCGCGCGGTGGAGGATATCAGCTTTGCGGTGGAAGCCGGCGAAGTATTCACGATCATTGGCCCGAACGGGGCAGGCAAGACGACTACCCTGGAAATGATCGAAGGCTTGACGGTCCCGGACGGCGGTCAAATTGTGTTCGGCGACCGGACTTGGGAGCGCCACGAGCAGGCAATCAAGATGATGATCGGCGTGCAGCCGCAGTCCAGCGCGCTGTTTGATCTGTTGACGCCGGAGGAGAACCTTGAGCTGTTCTCAACCTTCTATGTCAAAGCGCGGCCTGTCGCAGAGGTGCTGGAGATGATCAACCTCACTGACCACCGCGGCAAGCATGTTAAATCCTTGTCCGGCGGCCAGCGGCAGCGGCTCGCTATAGGTTTGGCCATGATCAACGACCCGGAGATCATCTTTCTCGACGAGCCGACGACCGGATTAGACCCGCAAGCCCGCAGGAATATCTGGGACATTATCCTCCAGCTGAAGGAGATGGGCAAGACTACGATCTTGACGACCCATTATATGGAGGAGGCGGAGAAGCTAAGCGATCGGGTATGCATCGTCGACCAAGGCAAGGTAGTGACTCTGGATACGCCGTCCGCCTTAATTGATCGACTGACCAAGGAACGCGAGATTCGCCTGTCCTTCATTCATGGAGAGGAGTCTGCCGCCCATGCGCAGCACTTTGCGCAGGAGCTGCCATCCGTGGTGCGGACACACCGGGATGGAAGCGCGCTAAAGGTGTGGTCGAAGCAGCCGGAGGATACGTTGTATGCGCTGTTCGGCTTCACCAAGGAGAAGGACTATCGGGTAGAGCAGGTCTCAATTCGGGAAATGAGCCTGGAGGACGTGTT